GAATTCGAAGGCCAGATACTTCTCGCCATCGTCTTCGCGGATACCGAACGCTTTGAAATCCGGTTTGCTCAGGCCAAAGGTCCAGCATGGCTGGCCTTCGCCGATCAATGGCCGGCTCAGGGCATCCTGACGGTTGACCACAAACTGCTTCGCGCCACGGAAGATCCGGTGCTTGGCCAGGTGATACGCCGGCAGACCGCTATAGCGATCCATGTGGTCTTCGCTGATGTTCAGCACGGTGGCGACTTCGGCGTTGAGCTGGTCGGTGGTTTCCAGCTGGAAACTCGACAGCTCCATCACGTAAAGCTCAACGTCGTCGCTGAGCAGATCCAGCGCCGGGGTGCCGAGGTTGCCGCCAACAGCGACGCGCTTGCCGGCCACAGCCGCCATCTCGCCGACCAGCGTGGTGACGGTGCTTTTCGCGTTGGAACCGGTGATCGCCACGATCGGCGCCCGCGCGTTACGCGCGAACAGCTCGATGTCGCCGGACATTTTCACGCCACGGGCCGCGGCGGCTTGCAGGGCCGGGGTCGCTAGCGCCAGGCCGGGGCTCACGTAGAGCTCGTCGGCACGGCAGAGGAATTCGACGTCCAGCTCGCCACAACGCACTTCCACGTGCGGATAGTCACGCTTGAGCGTGGCCAGTTCCGGTGGATTTTCCCGCGTGTCGGCGACAGCAAACGACGTGCCCCGGTTCGCCAGGAAGCGAACCAGGGACATGCCGCTCTTGCCGAGGCCGACAACGATGCGGAAGTGGTCAGAAGCGATCAGAGACACTCGTTCTACCTCAGCTTCAGGGTGGCAAGGCCGACCAGGACAAGAATCACCGTGATGATCCAGAAACGGACGATCACGCGCGGCTCGGGCCAGCCCTTGAGTTCAAAGTGGTGGTGGATCGGCGCCATGCGGAACACGCGGCGACCGGTCAGCTTAAAGGAGGCAACCTGAATGACCACTGACAGGGTTTCCATCACGAACACGCCGCCCATGATGAACAGGACGATTTCCTGACGGACGATCACGGCGATGGTGCCCAGCGCCGCGCCGAGTGCCAGTGCACCGACGTCGCCCATGAACACTTGCGCCGGATAGGTGTTGAACCAGAGGAAACCGAGGCCGGCACCAATCAGCGCACCGCAGAACACGATCAGTTCGCCTGCGCCCGGCACATAAGGAATCAGCAGGTATTCAGCGAATTTCACGTTACCCGACAGGTAGCAGAAAATCCCCAGACCGCCGCCGACCATCACGGTTGGCATGATCGCCAAGCCGTCTAGGCCGTCAGTCAGGTTGACTGCGTTGCTCGAACCGACAATCACGAAGTAGGTCAGCACGATGAAGCCGGCGCCCAGCGGAATGCTGTAGTCCTTGAGCATCGGCAGGATCAGCGTGGTTTCCACCGGCGTCGCGGCAGTCATATAAAGGAAGATCGCTGCGCCGAGGCCGAACACCGACTGCCAGAAATACTTCCAGCGGCTCGGCAGGCCACGGGAGTTTTTCTCGATGACTTTGCGGTAGTCGTCGACCCAGCCGATGGCGCCGAACAGCAGGGTCACCAGCAGCACCACCCAGACGTAGCGGTTGCTCAGGTCAGCCCAAAGAAGAGTACTGACGCCAATCGACGACAGAATCAGCGCGCCACCCATGGTCGGCGTGCCGGATTTGGACAGGTGCGATTGCGGGCCGTCGTTACGCACCGATTGGCCGATCTGACGGTTCTGCAGAGTACGGATCATCCACGGGCCATAGCACAGCGACAAGACCAGCGCGGTCAGTACACCGAGAATCCCGCGCAGGGTCAGGTACTGAAAGACCGCGAAGCCTTTGTAGAACTGTTGCAGATACTCCGCTAGCAGCAGCAGCATTAATGTTTCTCCAGACTGGACCCGCACAGAGCCGCAACGATGTTTTCCATCGCTGCGCTGCGCGAACCCTTGATCAAAATGGTGGTGTTTGTGTCCTGCTCGGCGGCGAGGGCCTGGATCAACTCGGCCTGTGTGCCGAAGTGCTGTGCCTGCTCACCGAAAGCGTTTACGGCGTGGACCATGTTCGGCCCGACGGCGTAAAGCGCGGAAACCTTGCCTCGGGCGTACTCGCCCACGTCGCGGTGCCCCTGCTCCGCCCAGTCGCCCAACTCGCCGATATCCCCGAGCACCAGAACGGTGCGGCCGGAAAAGCCGGCGAGTATATCAACGGCCGCGCACATCGAGGTGGGGTTTGCGTTGTAGGTGTCATCGATCACGCGCATGCCGTTTTTCGCCAGTTGCGCGACGGTGCGTCCCTTGACCGGTTGCACCGCGCCGAGCCCGGTGGCAATGCCGAACAGCGACACGCCCAAGGCGTGAGCAGCAGCGGCGGCAGCCAAAGCATTGGCGACGTTGTGGGTACCGAGCAGGTTCAGTTGCACGCGCTCACTGCCTTCCGGCGTGTGCAGATTGAACGCCGGGCAGCCACGGGCATCAGTGGCCAGATCGCTGGCGTGGAAATTCGCCTCGCTGTTGCTCAGGGCGAAGGTCAACACCTGGCGACCGGCAGCGCGGGTCCTCCAGATACCGAAGGCCTTGTCATCGAGGTTGAGCACGGCGATGCCATCGGCGGCCAGACCCTCGATGATTTCGCCTTTGGCTTCGACGATTTTTTCCGGACCGCCGAACTCACCAACGTGAGCGGTGCCGGCATTGTTCAGGATCGCTACGTGCGGCTTGGTCAGCCCGACGGTGTAGGCGATTTCGCCCAGACGCGAGGCGCCCAGTTCGATCACGGCCGAGGTGTGTTCCGGCGCCAGTTCGATCAGGGTCAGCGGTACGCCGAGGTCGTTGTTTAGGTTGCCACGGGTGGCCAGCACCGGGCCGCGGGTGCGCAGGATGCTCGCGAGCATTTCCTTGACCGTGGTCTTGCCGCTGGAACCGGTCACCGCTGCCACTGGCTGGGTGAACGCAGCACGATTCAAGGCACCGAGTTGGCCCAAGGCCTGACGGGTGTCCTTGACCAGCAATTGCGGCAGCGCGCTGTCGGCGACTTCACGCTCGACCAGTGCCGCCACGGCGCCTTTGCCAGCGACATCATTCAGATAATCGTGGCCGTCGAAACGCGGCCCGGTCAGGGCAATGAACAGCTGGCCGGGCTGGATCGCGCGGCTGTCGATGCTCACGCCGTTGAAACTGGCGTCGCTGCCGATCAGACGGGCTTCGAGCGCGTTGGTCAGCTCGCTGAGTGTCAGGGCCTTAAGCATGGGCCACCTCCCACGCGGTCAGGGCATGATCAGCCTCGACCAGATCGGAAAACGCATGGCGCACGCCGTTGATTTCCTGATAGTCCTCATGACCTTTACCGGCCAGGACAATGACGTCGTCCGCGGTCGCGCCGGCAATCAATTGCGCAATGGCCTGACCGCGACCGGCGACGAAAGTGACTTTATCCACAGCGGTAAAACCGGCGCGGATGTCGTCGAAAATCACAGCAGGATCTTCGGTGCGCGGATTGTCATCGGTAACCAGCACCTGATCGGCCAGACGCTCGACCACTTCGGCCATCAACGGACGCTTGCCGCGATCGCGATCACCGCCGCAGCCGAACAGGCACAGCAGTTGGCCTTTGACGTGCGGGCGCAGTGCAGTGAGAACTTTTTCCAGTGCATCCGGGGTGTGGGCGTAATCGACCACCACCAGCGGTTGCGTGCCGCCACCCAGTCGCTGCATGCGACCGGCCGGGCCTTCGAGCTTCGGCAGCACTTTGAGAATTTCGTCGAGGGCGTAATCCAGACCGAGCAAGGCGCCGACTGCGGCCAGAACGTTGCTCAGGTTGAAACGGCCGAGCAGCGTGCTGCGCAGATGATGCTCGCCCTGCGGCGTGACCAGCGTGGCGCGCACGCCGTGGTCGTCGAACTGCGCTTCGCGGCAGAACAGGTACGCGCTGCTGTCGAGCAGGCTGTAGGTGATCAGGCGCGACTCGCGTTTTTCCGCCGCCAGTTGCCGGCCGAAATCGTCGTCGAGGTTGACCACCCGGCACTTGAGGTCATTCCAGGCGAACAGCTTGGCCTTGGCCTCGGCGTACGCTTGCATCGTGCCGTGATAATCCAGGTGATCGCGGGACAGGTTGGTCATCACCGCCACGTCGAACGCCAGCGCGGTGACCCGGCCCTGATCCAGACCGTGGGACGACACTTCCATGGCCACGGCTTTGGCGCCGGCCTTTTTCAGGTCGCCCAGCGTCGCTTGCACGGCAATCGGGTTCGGCGTGGTGTGCAGGCCGCTTTCCAGCGCGCCATAAAAACCGGAACCGAGGGTGCCGACGATGCCGCAATGCTGACCGAGCAGATCCAGCGCCTGCGCGACCAGTTGGGTCACGCTGGTCTTGCCATTGGTGCCGGTGACGCCGATCAGGTTCAGGTGATGACTCGGCTCACCGTAAAAACGCCCGGCGATGTCCGACAACTGCGCCGCCAGACCCTTGACCGGAATCAGCGGCACGTCGGTGATTGGCAGCACGGTAGCGCCTTCGACTTCATAAGCCACGGCAGCCGCGCCACGTTGCAAGGCATCGGCAATGTGCGCACGGCCATCGAAGCGTCCGCCGGGCACGGCGAGAAACAGGTCGCCGGCGCGCACGTTGCGGCTGTCCAGCGCCAGTTCACGGATCAACAGATCGTGGCCGGCTTGGGGGAATATCTTGTTCAGACTTAATGACATCAGCCGCGCCCTCCATTGGCTTTCAGCGGAACGACCGGGGTGGCGTTGGCCTGCTGCGTAGTCGGCAGGTTGTCCGGGGTCACGTTCATCAGGCGCAGGGTGCCGGACATCACACGGCTGAACACTGGCGCCGAGACCAGACCACCAAAGTAACCGGCCTTGGTCGGTTCATCGATCACCACAACGATGGCGTAACGCGGATCGCTCATCGGGCCGAAGCCGGCGAACAGCGAACGGTAGGAGTTTTCCGCGTAGCCCTTGGTACCGACCGAGGTCTTGCGCGCGGTACCCGACTTGCCGCCGACGTGATACGCCGGCACCTGCGCACGGAACACACCGCGCGGTGCTTCGATCACTTGCTGCAACATGCCCTGCATGGTTTTCGCCACGGCTTCGGGCAGCACTTGCGTGGTCTGCGGCATCTTGTCGGTTTTGATCAGGGTCAGCGGCGCGAGACGGCCGTTGTTGGCCAGCGCCGAGAACGCGTGCACCAGTTGGATCGCGGTCACGGAGATACCGTAGCCGTAAGACAAGGTTGCAGTTTCAGCCTTGCGCCATTCGCGATAGTTGGGCAGATTGCCGACGCGTTCGCCCGGGAAGCCCAGGCCGGTGTCCTGACCGAGACCGACTTTCTGCGCGAGACGGAAAATGGTTTCGCCGCCGATATCGAAGGCGACTTTACTCATGCCGACGTTACTGGAATTGATCAGGATGCCGGTCAGATCGAGCACCGGCCCTTCGGTCTTCGACACGTCTTTGATGGTGTATTTGCCGATCTGCAACGAGCCCGGGTACACCTCGACGGTGTCGCTCGGTTTCCAGCGGCCGGTTTCGATCGCCGCGCTCATGGAAATGGCTTTCATGGTCGAACCCGGTTCGAACACGTCGATCATCGCGCGGTTGCGCATCATCGCCGGTTGCAGGTTGCGACGGTTGTTCGGGTTGTAGGTCGGCTGGTTGACCATGGCCAGAATCTCGCCGGTCTTGACGTCCATGATCACCAGACTGCCGGCCTTGGCGCCGTTCTCGATGATCGCATTGCGCAGCTCACGGTTGGCCAGGTATTGCAGACGCAGGTCAATCGACAACGCCAAGGGCTTGCCGGCCTTGGCGTTTTTGGTGACCTGAACATCCTTGATCAGCCGGCCACGGCGATCCTTGATGACTTGTCGTTTGCCCGGCACCCCGGCCAGCCATTCGTCATAGGCCAGCTCGACGCCTTCACGACCGTGATCGTCGATGTCGGTAAAGCCGACCATGTGCGCGGTGACTTCACCGGCCGGGTAGAAGCGGCGGAATTCTTCGATGCCGTACACGCCCGGCACTTTCAGATCGAGCACAGCCTGGCCCTGCTCGGGAGTCAGCCCGCGCACCAGATAAATGAATTCCTTGCTGGCCTGGGCTTCGAGGCGTTCGCTTAGGGCTTTCGGGTCCTGCCCCAGCGCGGCAGCAAGAGCCGGCCACTTCTCTTTGGCAGTCTGCATTTCCTTGGCGTTGGCCCACAGCGTGGTCACCGGCGTACTAACGGCCAGAGGCTCGCCGTTACGGTCGGTGATCAGGCCACGGTGCGCCGGAATCGGTATGTGCCGCAGGCTGCGCGCATCGCCCTGACCTTTGAGGAAATCACGGTCGACCACTTGCAGGTCGATGATGCGCCAGCAGATCGCCGCGACCATCAGGCCGAGCAGCGCCACCATCAGGCGGAAGCGCCAAGGGAACAGTGCGCCTTCGAGTTTCATCATGGCGCCACCATCTTCACGTCAGCCGCGCCAGGAATGTGCATTTTCAGTTGTTCGGTGGCCAGCACTTCGATGCGGCTGTGCGCAGTCCAGGTGCTCTGCTCGAGAATCAGCCGGCCCCACTCGGCCTGCGCCTTGTCGCGCACGCTCAGTTCGTTGTAAAGGGTGTTGAGCAACTGCCGGTTCCAGTGCGCGCTGTAGGACACGGCGATAGCCGAAAACAGCACGCCGATAAACAGCAGCAGCATCAGAAAGCTGCCGCCGGGCAGTGGCTTGGCGAAAAGCTTGCTCACCGCAACTTCTCCGCGACACGCATGACAGCGCTACGGGAACGTGGGTTGGCTTTGAGTTCGGCGTCGGAGGCCGTCTGCGCTTTGCCGTGGATTTTGATTTTCGGTTCGAAGGCGACGTGGCGAACCGGCAGGTTGCGCGGCAGGTTATCGGCTTCGCCTTTCACCAGCTTGCGCATGAACAGTTTGACGATGCGGTCTTCCAGCGAGTGGAAGCTGATCACCACCAGACGGCCGCCGATTTCCAGCGCTTCCAGCGCGGCATCGAGCCCGGCCTCCAGATCGCCCAGCTCGTTATTGACGTGAATGCGCAAACCCTGGAACGCACGGGTGGCCGGGTTCTTGCCTTTTTCCCACGCCGGGTTGGCGACTTTCAGCACTTCGGCCAGATCGGCGGTGCGCTCGAACGGCTTGATGTCACGACGTTCGGCAACGGCACGGGCCATGCGCCCGGAAAAACGTTCTTCACCGTATTCCTTGAACACCCGGGCGATTTCTTCCACCGGCGCGGTGTTGACGAATTCGGCAGCGCTGATGCCACGGGACGGGTCCATGCGCATGTCCAGCGGCCCGTCATTGAGGAAGCTGAAGCCGCGTTCGGCGTCGTCGAGCTGCGGCGACGACACGCCGAGGTCGAGCAGAATGCCGCTGACCTTGCCGGTCAGGCCTTGCTCGGCAACCACCGAGCCGAGCTCGGCAAAGCTGCGCTGCACAACGACAAAGCGGCCGTCTTCGGCCGCTAGCGTTTGCCCGGTGGCAATCGCTTGTGGATCCTTGTCGAACCCGATGAGTCGACCGTCCGGCCCGAGCTGGCTGAGGATCAACCGGCTGTGCCCGCCGCGCCCGAACGTGCCGTCCAGATAGCAGCCATCAGGACGTACGGCGAGAGCCTCGACGGCTTCGTCAAGCAGTACGGTGATGTGGTTAAAGCCGCTATCAATAGTCACAGGATCAAATCACGCAGTTCATCAGGCATCGCGCCCGGTTGTTGAATAGCAGCAAGGTCAGCGGCAGACACCGCGTTCCATGCATCCTCGTCCCACAATTGGAACTTGTTCAGTTGGCCGACCAGCATCGCGCGCTTGTCGAGCTTGGCGTACTCGCGCAAACGCGGCGGAACCAGGAAACGCCCACTGCCATCGAGTTCGAGGTCGACGGCATTACCAATCAATAAACGTTGCAGGCGACGGTTCTCTTCGCGAAGCGAAGGGAGTGCGCGCAACTTGGTTTCAATAATTTCCCACTCATCGAGCGGGTAGACACACAGACATGGATCAACGGCATCGATGGTCACGATCAATTGGCCGGAACTGCGCGAATCGAGCTCGTCACGGTACCGGCTCGGCATGGCGAGACGGCCCTTTGCATCGAGACTGATAGCGTTAGCTCCGCGAAACACGTCAGCGTTTCTCCAATTTTTATCGTTTTGAGCTCAAAAAACCCACTTCATGCCACTTTCCGCCACTTGCGCACACTATAGGAATGCGCCCACCACACCGTCAAGGCGCGGATTAAAGGAAAAGCCTTACAGAACGGAGATTTAGCGACGTAAAAGGAGGCTTAACGAGAATCTGACGTGAAGTTTTGACCGATAACTTGATGCAGCACTGAAAGCTGCGCTCGAAAGTTAAAGTAGTTTGTTAAGAGTAAGATTTTTTCGGTATTACAAAGACGCTTCGGCTGTTGATTGAAGCAAGGTGGGAAAAGGCTATTACCGCGTTTGCCGCTGCCGGAATTTCAGACCTGGCCGGCTGATATTACACAGCCGCGTCTTCTTTGTTTCAAGCAGGGAAAGAAAAAGATGGAGAGTCGATCTGTAAGCCGGGTTCTGTCTTGAACAGTCATTCGTCTACGATGGCCATCACTGGACATCTTTAGCAACCTACCCGGTCCCAGCGCGGGCCACGCCTTGGGACCCTATTTGGTCTTGCTCCAAGTGGGGTTTACCTAGCCACGAACTGTTGCCAGACGTGCGGTGCGCTCTTACCGCACCTTTTCACCCTTACCGGCGCTTGCGCGCTTAGGCGGTTATTTTCTGTGGCACTTTCCGTAGGCTCACGCCTCCCAGGCATTACCTGGCACTTCGCCCTATGGAGCCCGGACTTTCCTCCCCCCCCTAATTTTCATAGAGGGCAGCGACTGTCCGATCGACTCTCCGCCGCGAAGGTTAACGGCAGAGCGCCGGAAGAACAAGCGCTAAAACCCTCCAGAGCGCCATGGGCGACGGCTTACACGCCTTTCTGCTTATCCAGCGCCACTTGATAAAGCACGTTTTTGCGCTCGCCGGTGATTTGCGCTGCCAGTGCGGCGGCGCGCTTGAGCGGCATTTCTTCCAGGAGCAGATCGAGGATGCGCATGGCTTCGCTGCTGACCGCGTCCTCCGACTCCGGCGCGGTCCACCCAGCCACCAGCACCACGCACTCGCCGCGCTGCTGATTGCTGTCGGACTCGACGAAAGCGCGCAGCTCGCTGAGCGGCAGGCCTTTGAGGGTTTCGAAGGTTTTGGTGATTTCCCGCGCCAGCAAAGCCTGACGCTCGCCGCCAAACACCGCTTCCATATCCTGCAAGCATTCGAGAATGCGATGCGGCGCCTCATAGAAGATCAACGTGCGCGGTTCTTCTTTGACCGCTTGCAGACGTGCCTTGCGCCCGACCGACTTTGCCGGCAGGAAACCTTCGAAGATAAAACGGTCGGACGGCAATCCCGCCGCCGACAGCGCCGCAATCAACGCGCAGGCACCCGGTACCGGAACCACACTAATGCCGGCCGCACGGGCCTGACGGACCAGGTGATAACCCGGATCGGAGATCAGCGGCGTGCCGGCATCGGAAATCAGCGCCACGTTGTCCCCCGCCAGCAGCCGGGTGATAAAGCGGCTACCCTCATCCCGTTCGTTGTGTTCGTGACACGCCGCCAGTGGCGTGCCGATGCCGAAGTGCTGCATCAGGCGCGCCGAGTGCCGTGTGTCTTCCGCCGCGATCAATGCCACTTCACGCAGGATCTTCAGGGCCCGGGCGCTGATGTCGTCCAGGTTGCCGATGGGCGTCGCCACCACATAAAGCGAGCCAGCAGCGGAATTCAAAGGACCTGGAGCAGTCAAAGCGCACACCTCGTGATCGGTAAAAGCTGCCATTGTAGCGCGTCACGAGGTTGGCGGTGCGCTCCAGCCGAACGCGGTTTTTCCCACGGTTGTACGCTTGCGCAACATTTACCCCAGCTAAATTGACCGATTCACGCCAGTAACATCGCGCCCCGGCCAGTGCTTGGGTACAATTCCACGCTAATTTGATCGAGTATCAGGAACACTTACATGATCGCTTGCCTGCGGCTGTTCACTGCCCTCTGCCTCGCTGCCTTATTGGCCGCTTGTGCCAGCTCCCCTTCCTCCAGCCTTGGCGAACTTCCACGGACTCCGGACGCCAGCATCGAGCAACTGCTCGAACAGGCCGCCCAGGCTAAAACCCCGGAACAAGCCGCCCTGCTACGCCTGAGCGCGGCAGACCAGGCTTATCGCCAGGGCAATGCCGGCCAGTCCGCGCAAATCCTGCAACAAGTGCCGGTGGAGCAACTCAAGCCGGGCCAGCAGATTTTCGCCAACACGCTGTCCGCCGAACTGGCCATGACGCGCAATCAGCCGAAAGCCGCGCTGACTGCCCTGAGCCATCCAAGCTTGCAGAAGCTCGGTGAGATGCCAGAAGAGCAGCAAGTACGCACCGGCACCGTTCACGCCCGCGCCCTTGAAGCCGATGGCCAGACACTGGCCGCCGCTCGCGAACGCGTGTTCATCGCACCGATGCTGGAAGGCGAAGCGGCGAGCAAGAACCACGAAGCGATCTGGACCCTGATCGCGTCGCTGCCAACCGATCAATTGCAACCGAACAACACCGACGATCTCGGCGGCTGGATGGCGCTGGCGCAAGCGGTGAAAACCGCAGGCACGCTGGAACAGCAACAAGCCGCAATCGACAACTGGCGCGCGCAGAATCCAAAGCACCCGGCCGCAATCAACCTGCCGCAGCCGCTGACCAAACTCAAGGAACTGGCCAGCCAGCCACTGAGCAAAATCGCCCTGCTGCTGCCACAGGACGGCCAACTGGCGTCGGTCGGCAAAGCGCTGCGTGAAGGCTTCATGGCCGCGCACTATCAGGCGCAACAGGCCGGGCAGAACCCACCTGCCATTGAGTTCTACGACAGCTCGAAGCTGACCTCGATGGACGAGTTCTATCGCAAGGCCCAGGCTGACGGCGTGCAACTGGTGGTCGGCCCGCTGGAAAAACCGCTGGTCAAGCAACTGAGCACCCGCCCGCAACTGCCGATCACCACCCTGGCGCTGAATTACAGCGAAGGCGAGCAAGGTCCGGCACAGTTGTTCCAGTTCGGTCTGGCGGCTGAAGACGAAGCTCGCGAAGTCTCCCGTCGCGCCCGCGCCGATGGCCTGCACCGCGCCGCGATCATGGTGCCGAAGGGCGAATGGGGCGACCGCGTCCTGCGCGCGTTCAGCCAGGACTGGCAAGCCAATGGCGGCAGCATCGTTGCCACTGAACGTGTCGATCAGCCGGTGCAACTGGCCCAGCAGATCGCCGACATGTTCCAGCTGCGTCAGAGCGAAGCCCGCGCCAAGAGCCTGCAGAATGTTGCTGGCACCAATGTCGCCGCGCAGCCGTCGCGTCGTCAGGACATCGAATTCATCTTCCTCGCCGCTACGCCGCAACAGGCCCAGCAGATCAAGCCGACCCTGAACTTCCAGTACGCTGGTGACGTTCCGGTTTACGCGACCTCTCATGTGTACAGCGCCAGCGGCGACGTCAACCAGTACAACGACATGAACGGCATTCGCTTCTGCGAAACCCCTTGGCTGCTGGAAACCAGCGATCCGCTGCGCCAGCAAGTCACCGCGCAATGGCCGCAAGCCAATGGCAGCCTCGGTCGCCTGTACGCCATGGGCGCTGACGCCTATCGTCTGGCACCGCGACTGGGCCAGCTCAAGGCGCTGCCGGACAGCCGCATCGAAGGTCAGTCGGGCAGCCTCGGCATGACCCAGACCCAGCGCGTTGTACGTCAGTTGCCCTGGGCGCAGTTCGTCAGCGGTCAGGTGCAGCGTCTGCCGGACACGCCGCGCTGATGCCCGACCGGTCACGCTCGCAAAGCGGCAAGGATGCCGAGCGCCAGGCGCTCGAACATCTGCAACAACAAGGGCTGCGCCTGTTGGCGCAGAACTGGTTATGCAAACGCGGCGAGCTTGATCTGGTCATGCTTGATGGCGATACAGTAGTATTCGTTGAAGTTCGCTACAGAAAAAACACTCAATGGGGTGGCGCGCTCGCCAGTATCGACGAGCGCAAGCAGCAGAAACTGATCTTTGCAGCACAGTATTTTCTTCAGCGCGAGTCGCGTTGGGCCAATTCCCCCTGCCGCTTCGATGTGGTGGCGATCGACAGCCACCCGAATCAGCTGAACTGGTTGCAGAATGCTTTCGACAGTTGATCGCCTGCAGCCTGCCCTGTTTTCGTCCGACACATTTTGCTCTTTGCTTTGCCGGCTGCACATTCACGTGCCGAACAGCCGCGCCACTTAAGGTCACACAGATGGACATGCAATCCCGAATTCGCCAGCTTTTCCAGGCCAGTATCGACACCAAGCAACAGGCGATGGACGTACTTGCACCGCACATCGAGCAAGCCAGCCAGATCATGGTCAACGCCCTGCTCAACGAAGGCAAAATGCTCTCGTGCGGCAACGGTGGCTCGGCCGGCGACGCCCAGCATTTTTCCTCGGAGCTGCTCAACCGCTTCGAGCGCGAACGTCCGAGCCTGCCGGCGATTGCGCTGACCACCGATACTTCGACGATCACTTCGATCGCCAACGACTACAGCTACAACGAAGTGTTCTCCAAACAGATCCGCGCCCTCGGTCAGACCGGCGATGTGTTGCTGGCGATTTCGACCAGCGGCAACTCGGCGAACATTATTCAAGCGATCCAGGCCGCACATGATCGCGAAATGATTGTCGTAGCTTTGACCGGACGCGATGGCGGCGGCATGGCGTCGCTGCTGTTGCCCGAGGACGTAGAGATTCGCGTACCGGCCAACGTCACTGCACGTATTCAGGAAGTCCACTTGCTGGCGATCCATTGCCTCTGCGATCTGATCGACAGCCAACTGTTCGGGAGTGAAGAATGACCCCTAATCGCCTTGGCCTTCTGGCCTTGACCCTGTGCCTCGGCATCAGCGGCTGCACCTCGGTGGTAAATGCCAGCCGTGAAGCGCCGATCGAAGACGACCGTGGCACGCGCACCTTCGGCAGCAAGATCGACGACTCGCTGATCGAAACCAAAGCGGGCGTGAACATCGCCAAGGCCGACCCGGCGCTGGACAACGATTCGCACATCGTCATCACCAGCTTCAACGGCGTCGTCCTGCTTGCCGGCCAGACACCACGCGAAGACCTCAAGGCCAAGGCTGAACAGGCTGCCGCCAATGTGCAGCGCGTGAAGAAAGT
This genomic interval from Pseudomonas koreensis contains the following:
- a CDS encoding UDP-N-acetylmuramoyl-tripeptide--D-alanyl-D-alanine ligase, yielding MLKALTLSELTNALEARLIGSDASFNGVSIDSRAIQPGQLFIALTGPRFDGHDYLNDVAGKGAVAALVEREVADSALPQLLVKDTRQALGQLGALNRAAFTQPVAAVTGSSGKTTVKEMLASILRTRGPVLATRGNLNNDLGVPLTLIELAPEHTSAVIELGASRLGEIAYTVGLTKPHVAILNNAGTAHVGEFGGPEKIVEAKGEIIEGLAADGIAVLNLDDKAFGIWRTRAAGRQVLTFALSNSEANFHASDLATDARGCPAFNLHTPEGSERVQLNLLGTHNVANALAAAAAAHALGVSLFGIATGLGAVQPVKGRTVAQLAKNGMRVIDDTYNANPTSMCAAVDILAGFSGRTVLVLGDIGELGDWAEQGHRDVGEYARGKVSALYAVGPNMVHAVNAFGEQAQHFGTQAELIQALAAEQDTNTTILIKGSRSAAMENIVAALCGSSLEKH
- a CDS encoding UDP-N-acetylmuramoyl-L-alanyl-D-glutamate--2,6-diaminopimelate ligase; amino-acid sequence: MSLSLNKIFPQAGHDLLIRELALDSRNVRAGDLFLAVPGGRFDGRAHIADALQRGAAAVAYEVEGATVLPITDVPLIPVKGLAAQLSDIAGRFYGEPSHHLNLIGVTGTNGKTSVTQLVAQALDLLGQHCGIVGTLGSGFYGALESGLHTTPNPIAVQATLGDLKKAGAKAVAMEVSSHGLDQGRVTALAFDVAVMTNLSRDHLDYHGTMQAYAEAKAKLFAWNDLKCRVVNLDDDFGRQLAAEKRESRLITYSLLDSSAYLFCREAQFDDHGVRATLVTPQGEHHLRSTLLGRFNLSNVLAAVGALLGLDYALDEILKVLPKLEGPAGRMQRLGGGTQPLVVVDYAHTPDALEKVLTALRPHVKGQLLCLFGCGGDRDRGKRPLMAEVVERLADQVLVTDDNPRTEDPAVIFDDIRAGFTAVDKVTFVAGRGQAIAQLIAGATADDVIVLAGKGHEDYQEINGVRHAFSDLVEADHALTAWEVAHA
- the ftsL gene encoding cell division protein FtsL, translating into MSKLFAKPLPGGSFLMLLLFIGVLFSAIAVSYSAHWNRQLLNTLYNELSVRDKAQAEWGRLILEQSTWTAHSRIEVLATEQLKMHIPGAADVKMVAP
- the murD gene encoding UDP-N-acetylmuramoyl-L-alanine--D-glutamate ligase, with protein sequence MSLIASDHFRIVVGLGKSGMSLVRFLANRGTSFAVADTRENPPELATLKRDYPHVEVRCGELDVEFLCRADELYVSPGLALATPALQAAAARGVKMSGDIELFARNARAPIVAITGSNAKSTVTTLVGEMAAVAGKRVAVGGNLGTPALDLLSDDVELYVMELSSFQLETTDQLNAEVATVLNISEDHMDRYSGLPAYHLAKHRIFRGAKQFVVNRQDALSRPLIGEGQPCWTFGLSKPDFKAFGIREDDGEKYLAFEFQNLLPVRELKVRGAHNQSNALAALALGHAVGLPFDAMLAALRTFTGLEHRCQWVRDLDGVAYYNDSKATNVGAALAAIEGLGADIDGKVILIAGGDGKGAEFNDLRDPVAANCRAVILMGRDSDKIGAAIGDAVPLIRATSLIDAVAQCRAAAQPGDVVLLSPACASFDMFKNYEDRGHQFVRAVEELA
- a CDS encoding peptidoglycan D,D-transpeptidase FtsI family protein; translated protein: MKLEGALFPWRFRLMVALLGLMVAAICWRIIDLQVVDRDFLKGQGDARSLRHIPIPAHRGLITDRNGEPLAVSTPVTTLWANAKEMQTAKEKWPALAAALGQDPKALSERLEAQASKEFIYLVRGLTPEQGQAVLDLKVPGVYGIEEFRRFYPAGEVTAHMVGFTDIDDHGREGVELAYDEWLAGVPGKRQVIKDRRGRLIKDVQVTKNAKAGKPLALSIDLRLQYLANRELRNAIIENGAKAGSLVIMDVKTGEILAMVNQPTYNPNNRRNLQPAMMRNRAMIDVFEPGSTMKAISMSAAIETGRWKPSDTVEVYPGSLQIGKYTIKDVSKTEGPVLDLTGILINSSNVGMSKVAFDIGGETIFRLAQKVGLGQDTGLGFPGERVGNLPNYREWRKAETATLSYGYGISVTAIQLVHAFSALANNGRLAPLTLIKTDKMPQTTQVLPEAVAKTMQGMLQQVIEAPRGVFRAQVPAYHVGGKSGTARKTSVGTKGYAENSYRSLFAGFGPMSDPRYAIVVVIDEPTKAGYFGGLVSAPVFSRVMSGTLRLMNVTPDNLPTTQQANATPVVPLKANGGRG
- the mraY gene encoding phospho-N-acetylmuramoyl-pentapeptide-transferase, which codes for MLLLLAEYLQQFYKGFAVFQYLTLRGILGVLTALVLSLCYGPWMIRTLQNRQIGQSVRNDGPQSHLSKSGTPTMGGALILSSIGVSTLLWADLSNRYVWVVLLVTLLFGAIGWVDDYRKVIEKNSRGLPSRWKYFWQSVFGLGAAIFLYMTAATPVETTLILPMLKDYSIPLGAGFIVLTYFVIVGSSNAVNLTDGLDGLAIMPTVMVGGGLGIFCYLSGNVKFAEYLLIPYVPGAGELIVFCGALIGAGLGFLWFNTYPAQVFMGDVGALALGAALGTIAVIVRQEIVLFIMGGVFVMETLSVVIQVASFKLTGRRVFRMAPIHHHFELKGWPEPRVIVRFWIITVILVLVGLATLKLR